Proteins found in one Vicia villosa cultivar HV-30 ecotype Madison, WI unplaced genomic scaffold, Vvil1.0 ctg.000182F_1_1, whole genome shotgun sequence genomic segment:
- the LOC131625048 gene encoding cationic peroxidase 1-like gives MVFQSHNNTFCIFILFCFLAITSAQLSPNFYATTCPKALSIINSAVCSAVSEEHRMGASLLRLHFHDCFVNGCDASVLLDDTSSFTGEKSAGANVNSLRGFDVIDNIKTQLETACPGIVSCADIVAAAARDSVVALGGPTWSVGLGRRDSTTASKDTATSDIPSPLMDLSNLITAFSNKGFTAKEMVVLSGAHTTGQARCQLFRGRIYNETTIDTNFATSVQSNCPSTGGDSNLTPLDVTTNVLFDNAYFKNLVNKKGLLHSDQQLFSGGSTDSQVTAYSTSFSSFYADFANAMVKMGNLSPLTGNNGQIRTNCRQVN, from the exons ATGGTTTTCCAATCACATAATAACACATTTTGtatctttattttgttttgctttttgGCCATTACCTCTGCTCAACTATCTCCAAATTTCTATGCAACAACATGTCCCAAAGCTCTCTCTATCATAAACTCTGCAGTGTGTAGCGCTGTTTCGGAAGAGCATCGCATGGGCGCTTCGTTGCTCCGTCTTCATTTCCATGATTGCTTTGTCAAT GGATGTGATGCATCAGTCCTGTTGGATGACACTTCGAGCTTCACCGGAGAGAAGTCGGCGGGTGCAAATGTGAATTCGCTGAGAGGTTTTGATGTGATTGATAACATTAAAACACAGTTGGAGACTGCTTGTCCTGGAATTGTTTCTTGTGCAGATATTGTTGCTGCTGCTGCCCGTGATTCTGTTGTAGCA TTGGGTGGTCCAACATGGAGTGTTGGGTTAGGCAGAAGAGATTCAACAACTGCTAGTAAAGATACTGCCACTAGTGATATTCCATCTCCTCTAATGGATCTCAGTAACCTCATAACTGCTTTTTCAAATAAGGGATTTACAGCCAAAGAAATGGTAGTCCTTTCAG GTGCTCATACAACAGGACAAGCCAGGTGTCAGTTATTCAGAGGCCGAATTTACAACGAAACAACCATCGATACAAATTTCGCAACCTCAGTGCAATCAAACTGTCCAAGCACAGGTGGTGACAGCAACCTAACCCCACTTGATGTCACAACCAATGTGCTATTTGATAATGCTTATTTCAAAAATCTAGTCAACAAAAAAGGACTTTTACATTCTGATCAACAACTCTTCAGTGGTGGTTCTACTGACTCTCAAGTCACTGCCTATAGCACAAGCTTTTCATCTTTCTATGCAGATTTTGCTAATGCAATGGTGAAAATGGGAAATCTCAGCCCTTTAACAGGAAATAACGGTCAGATTCGTACGAACTGCCGTCAAGTTAACTGA